The DNA region TCTCTAACTATCTCAGAAATTACGGGATAGTGTATATGACATATTTTAGGAAATAAGTGGTGCTCCACTTGCATATTTAATCCACCGCATAAAAATGCAGCAATTGGACTTTTTCTTGAAAAATTGGCAGTTGTACGCATCTGATGTACAGCCCAAGCCTCTTCAATATTCCCATCATCATTAGGATCAGGAAATTCTGTTAATTCAACAACATGTGCAAGCTGAAATACAAGTCCTAATACAAGACCTTCTGCAAAGTGCATTGTTAAAAATCCGATAATGAACTGCCACCAGGTTATATCAACAAATACAAGAGGTAGAACTATAAATACCAAGTAATATAAAAACTTAAATAAAAACAGCTTTACATATTCCTTCTTCGGATGATCATTTACATGAGATCCTATATTCTTTTTAAAGAATTTGATATAATCTTTTCTCAGTACCCATGAAAGACTTGCGAGACTATAAAGAAAAAAGGCATAATAATGCTGATATCTTTGTATTTTATTTGCTTTTTCTTCAGGATTTAATCTGATAAGGCCGGGAGCAATTTCAATATCCTCATCATGACCGTGAATATTGGTATATGTATGGTGCACCACATTGTGTGCAATACTCCATAAATATGCATTGGCACCAATTAGATTAAATAAATAACCGAGAATTTTGTTAAGAGTTGTGTTTGTAGAATAAGACCCATGAATGGCATCATGGCAGATATTAAATCCTATAAATGCAGCAAACATTCCAAGCAGGGCGCTAAGCACCCACATTGTAATAAGTCCGAATTGATTTGAAATAATTAAACCATAGAAAAGAATTAATCCGCCCAAAAAAAACACTGTTTTAAAATACATTGCGGCATTACCTGTTTTCGAGATATTATTCTCTGTAAAATATTTGTCTACTCTTTCTCTGACGGTAGAAAAAAAACCAGTTTTCTTAACGTCGATGAATTTTACTTTTGCTAACATTTATGGTATTTAGGTATTATAATTTCAATTTATTCTTCATTAATACGAAAAAATTCTATTTATGAATGAAAAACATTACACGAACGAATAGTTCGTTCTGGAAATATATGTATATCAGTTTTTTTAACAAAATAAATTTTTAAGATGTTCCTTACAATTAGATTTTTCTATCACTAATCCTGTATCCTGAGAATAAGTCAAAATATATAGGCCAAGATTATGATGTTCAAATGTTTCCATCTTTCTCAAGTCATTGTGCAATATAGATGCAAGTAATATTCTCATTGCCCTACCATGCATACAAATTAAAATATTTTCTTCTTTCTCATTGGAAATAATATGATTCCATGCTTCTAAAAGTCTTTTTTCCACTTCACTTGGACTTTCTCCACCTTCCATTTTCAACCCAAAATCTCCGGAATTCCATCCTTTTACAAGCTGCCAATATTGGGTATTTTCATCAACGCTGATCATCTGGCCATCTTTATTACCCCAGTTGATTTCGTTTAGTCCTTTTAAAATTTCGTAAGGAACTCCCAGATCTATAAATGGTTGAACGGATTGTTTGGTTCGTTTCAAGGCTGAAATATAAATTTTATCAAAAGGAACATTTTTATAAGAATTATAAAATGCCTTTGCCTGATTCTGACCAGTCTCATTCAGATCTGTATCTACCCCACTTCCCTGAACAATTCCTTTCAGATTATAATCTGTCTGACCATGTCTTAAAAGGTAAATTTTTTTCGTTTTCAATTTTGTTCTACTTTTGTACTAATTATAGTATTGCAAAATAATGATTAATCCCAACATTACGGTTCAGGGCCTTAATAAACTATCCAAAAATACAATGGTGGAGCATTTAGGGATTGAATACATAGAAGTCGGCGCAGACTATATCATCGGCAGAATGCCAGTAGATAACCGTACCCATCAGCCTATGGGGTTTCTGCACGGAGGTGCTTCTGTTGTACTTGCTGAAACACTTGGATCCATAGGATCAGCATCTTGCGTCAATCTTGAGCAGTATGCTCCATTTGGTCTTGAGATTAACGCTAATCACGTCAAAAGTGTTCGAAGCGGCTATGTCTATGGAAAAGCTTCTCTCGTTCATTTTGGTAAAAACACGCATATCTGGGATATCAGGATTGAAAATGAAAAAAAAGAGTTAGTTTGTATCAGCAGACTAACTGTTGCCATCGTACCTAAAAAGTAAACAC from Sporocytophaga myxococcoides includes:
- a CDS encoding histidine phosphatase family protein — translated: MKTKKIYLLRHGQTDYNLKGIVQGSGVDTDLNETGQNQAKAFYNSYKNVPFDKIYISALKRTKQSVQPFIDLGVPYEILKGLNEINWGNKDGQMISVDENTQYWQLVKGWNSGDFGLKMEGGESPSEVEKRLLEAWNHIISNEKEENILICMHGRAMRILLASILHNDLRKMETFEHHNLGLYILTYSQDTGLVIEKSNCKEHLKNLFC
- a CDS encoding hotdog fold thioesterase — protein: MINPNITVQGLNKLSKNTMVEHLGIEYIEVGADYIIGRMPVDNRTHQPMGFLHGGASVVLAETLGSIGSASCVNLEQYAPFGLEINANHVKSVRSGYVYGKASLVHFGKNTHIWDIRIENEKKELVCISRLTVAIVPKK
- a CDS encoding fatty acid desaturase family protein codes for the protein MLAKVKFIDVKKTGFFSTVRERVDKYFTENNISKTGNAAMYFKTVFFLGGLILFYGLIISNQFGLITMWVLSALLGMFAAFIGFNICHDAIHGSYSTNTTLNKILGYLFNLIGANAYLWSIAHNVVHHTYTNIHGHDEDIEIAPGLIRLNPEEKANKIQRYQHYYAFFLYSLASLSWVLRKDYIKFFKKNIGSHVNDHPKKEYVKLFLFKFLYYLVFIVLPLVFVDITWWQFIIGFLTMHFAEGLVLGLVFQLAHVVELTEFPDPNDDGNIEEAWAVHQMRTTANFSRKSPIAAFLCGGLNMQVEHHLFPKICHIHYPVISEIVRETAIEFGIPYHEYPTFGEALVSHFKVLKRFSRPEMEISA